Sequence from the Corallococcus sp. EGB genome:
CCGGGCGAAGGGGAAGAGCACGTCCTTCACGAAGGCGATGGAGCTGGTGGTGCCTTCGATGTCCGTGACGACCGCCTGGGGGGCACTCACGGCGCGTACTTCGGGAAGCGCTCGGCGATGGTCTCGCCGGTGAAGTGGCCCACCCAGCCGTCCGGGCGGATGAAGAAGCGGATGGCCGCGAACCGGGGCTTCTCGCCCATGTCGAACCAGTGCTTCATGCCCTCTGGAACGCTGATGAGGTCGCCGCGCGTGCACTCCACCTGGAAGACCTTGTCGCCGGCGTGCAGGTAGAAGCAGCCGCTGCCCTCCACCATGATGCGCGACTCGTCCTCCGTGTGCTTGTGCTCGGAGAGGAACTTCTGGCGGGCGGCCTCCACGTTGGGGGCGTCCGGCTTGATGCGCGCCACGTCCACGGTGTTGTAGCCGTGGGCCTTCATCTCCGCGTCCACGATGTGCTTGTAGGCCGCGAGCACCTCCTCCTGGCCCGCGCCCTCCGGCAGGTCCACGGACGCATCCACGCGCTCGAAGCGCACGCCAACGGGCTTCAGCTCGCGGCGGATGTCCTCGGGGTGGGTGTAGACGCCCAACGGCGTCTCCGGCTGGTGGTCGTTGTAGACAATCAGCTTGCTCATCGCCGCACCTTCATCTTCTCGAGTTCGTACGTCAGCAGGTGTTCCAGCGCCACCACGTGGCGGCGGGCCTCGGCCATGCTCCGGCCCCAGGTGTACAGCCCGTGGCCGGCAATGAGATACGCGACCAGGTCCGTGCGCTTCGCGAGCATCGCGGTCACCTTGTCCGCGAGCCGGGGGATGTCCTGGTCATTGGGGAAGATGGGGATGGACACCGCCACCTCGTGCGTGCGGGTGTCGCCCAGGGCCTTGAGCAATTCGAAGTCCTGGAGCACCAGCTCCCCTTCGGAGAGCCGCAGGTTCGACAGGAGCGCGGCCACCACGGAGTGCGTGTGCAGCACGGCCTGCGCCTCCGGGCGGTCCCGGTACAGCTGCAGGTGCAGGGGCGTCTCCGCGGACGAGCCCCTGGGTGGCGGCGCGTGGATGTCCGCCACCAGGATGTCCGCCTCCACCAGCTCGCCCTTGTCCACGCCGGAGCGGGTGACCGCGGCGGTGCGCGCATCCAGCCTGCGGGAGAAGTTGCCGCTGGTGGCGGGCACGAAGTTGCGCACGCTGAGGAAGCGGCCCACTTCGACGATTTCACGGGCCGCTTCGGACAACGTCGCGGCGGGGACCGGTTCGATGCTCATCCATCCCTCGAGGGAGCTTGAGGACGCGATGAAACATCGCGTTGATGACACGGAGCATAATCCGGGGGTCGCCGGTAGGCGCAAGGGAACGCAACGCAGGACGTCATGCGTCCTCCCGGTTCCTCAGGTCCCGTCGAGCGCGAACGTGGCCATCCGCGCGAGCGCCTCCTGGCCGTTCCGCTCCAGCACGTCGTTGTGGTGGGCGCCGGGCACGGTCACCACCCGGGCGTGCGGGAAGCGCTGGCCCAGCGTGCGGCCCATCTCCACGGGGACCACCTCGTCCTCCTCGCCGTGGAGGATGAGGACGGGGATGGGGATGTCCCGGGCCTTGTCGAGCGACTGGAAGCGGTCGCGCATCAGCAGCGACGCGGGCAGGAAGGGCACGATGCGCTGGCCCATGGCGACCATGGATGTGTAAGGGGCCACCAGCACCATGCGCGCGCCATATCCGCGCTGGGCCATCTCCACGGCGACGCCGGTGCCCAGGCTGCGTCCGCTGAGCACGATGTCCTCCGGCTTCACGCCCTGGTCGCGCAGGAACTGGAGCGCGGCCTCCGCGGACGCGTAGAGCCCCGCCTCCGAAGGACTGCCCGGTGAAGCGCCGTAGCCGGGGTACTCCACCGCGAGGAAGCCCAGGCCCGCGTCACCCAGCGCCTGGCCCAGCTCCCGCTGCCACAGGAGCTGCTCTCCGTTGCCGTGGAAGTGCACCACCGTGGGAGCCCCCGGCGGCGCGGGCAGGTAGAAGCGGTCCACGTTGAGGCCGCTCGCCAGCGGCACCACGCCGAAGCCGGGCTGGTCGCGCAGGTTCGCGGGCTCCGTGTGGGGCGCGGGGTAGATGAGCGAGCGCTGCGCGGCGAAGAGGACCGCGCACAGCGCGAGGTACAGCATGCCGACGAGGAGGAGGAAGGCCATGAGGAAGCGGCGGGAGCGTTGCACGCCGCCAGTCCACCACACCGGGTACTGATGGGGCGACAACCGGGCGTTGCAGGGGGAAGAACGTGAGCCGGGGCCAGCTCGGAGCGCCGCACGAGGCCGCAACGTCATCGTTGACGCCTGCGCCATCGAGGCAAGCACGCTTCACGCCAGCAAAGGTCCCGGCGCGCGAAGGATGCATCTGCATCCCGCTTCTTCCAGGCGCTCCCAATCCCCGGAACCGAATCCAGTCCTCACGGATGAGAAGGTGAGAACCCCACGGGGCCTCCCGGCGGCGCACCTCGCGAACCTGTCCGACTGTCCGACAAGTTGGGAGGAACACGGCGGAGGGACTCCGCCCCATCCCCCCGCGAAACCTGTCCGACTGTCGGACAAGTTGGGAGAACACGGCGGAGGGACTCCGCCCCATCGCCCCCGCGAAACCTGTCCGACTGTCGGACAAGTTCGAAAACAGCGGCCGGGAGCGGGACGGGTCCATCCACGCAGCGGAAACCTGTCCGACTGTCGGACAGGTTTTGGGAATTTGTTTCGGGCTGGGGTCCGCGTGGAGGCTCGGCGCTTGGAACGCAGCGGACTTCAGCCCTGTGAATGGCGCACGTGGGGCTCAGGTGAACATCCCGAGGGCCCCGTTCTCCTGATAGCCGGGGAACACCTTCGCGAGGGTCACTCCGGGGCGCCAGGCTCGCAGGGCTTCGGACAAGGGGGCGCGGATGTCGGTCCAGGAGGGCACGTCGCGGCCGTCCTGGAGGCGCTCCACCGTGAGCGCGTCGAAGCGGCCGTGCACGCCGCCCTTCACTCCGCCGCCCAACGCGAACATCACGCCGCCCACGCCGTGGTCCGTGCCCTGGTTGCCGTTCTCCTTCACGGTGCGGCCGAACTCCGTCATCACCAGCACCGTCACGGTGTCGAGCTTCGGCCCCAGGTCCGCCGTGAACGCGGCCAGCGCGTTGCCCAGCTCCTCGCAGCGCTTCGCGAACACGCCCTGCGTGACGCCCTGGGCGACGTGCGTGTCCCAGCCGCCCATCTCCGTCGCCGCGACCTCCAG
This genomic interval carries:
- a CDS encoding acireductone dioxygenase, with product MSKLIVYNDHQPETPLGVYTHPEDIRRELKPVGVRFERVDASVDLPEGAGQEEVLAAYKHIVDAEMKAHGYNTVDVARIKPDAPNVEAARQKFLSEHKHTEDESRIMVEGSGCFYLHAGDKVFQVECTRGDLISVPEGMKHWFDMGEKPRFAAIRFFIRPDGWVGHFTGETIAERFPKYAP
- a CDS encoding methylthioribulose 1-phosphate dehydratase, which encodes MSIEPVPAATLSEAAREIVEVGRFLSVRNFVPATSGNFSRRLDARTAAVTRSGVDKGELVEADILVADIHAPPPRGSSAETPLHLQLYRDRPEAQAVLHTHSVVAALLSNLRLSEGELVLQDFELLKALGDTRTHEVAVSIPIFPNDQDIPRLADKVTAMLAKRTDLVAYLIAGHGLYTWGRSMAEARRHVVALEHLLTYELEKMKVRR
- a CDS encoding alpha/beta hydrolase, translated to MQRSRRFLMAFLLLVGMLYLALCAVLFAAQRSLIYPAPHTEPANLRDQPGFGVVPLASGLNVDRFYLPAPPGAPTVVHFHGNGEQLLWQRELGQALGDAGLGFLAVEYPGYGASPGSPSEAGLYASAEAALQFLRDQGVKPEDIVLSGRSLGTGVAVEMAQRGYGARMVLVAPYTSMVAMGQRIVPFLPASLLMRDRFQSLDKARDIPIPVLILHGEEDEVVPVEMGRTLGQRFPHARVVTVPGAHHNDVLERNGQEALARMATFALDGT